From the genome of Hathewaya histolytica, one region includes:
- a CDS encoding DUF2935 domain-containing protein, whose protein sequence is MKWQNTYVSKSLQCNLFFMRIMKEHLYFIRNATNKKEKFLINKNLQLSERAREIFCRTIYLSNGHIHKNTIKYGEFITPYTLKCEIKSMKYNRDLIDINLTKAQYMILKKNYVEEYIPLKCEDDIEHEVERLNCEVLKFLKEVIYFKEFIYKKFIDCKIFFNIYPSLLHHVKMEAEFYRKLVLNLEHNKHCKESMLKKEKLLFWNHIMEEHGGFISGLLDRNERKLINKSEEFAKKYHRLEYKMKHEKNCLEKNIRDSLKLTKDFRGFKQEATEGILCCKIRGIIDPLLSDHVLREANHFIRILEEIK, encoded by the coding sequence ATGAAATGGCAGAATACCTATGTTTCTAAATCTTTGCAATGTAATTTGTTTTTTATGAGAATAATGAAAGAACATTTATATTTTATTAGAAATGCAACTAATAAGAAGGAGAAATTTTTAATTAATAAGAATTTGCAATTAAGCGAAAGAGCTAGGGAGATTTTTTGTAGAACCATATATTTAAGTAATGGACATATTCATAAAAACACAATTAAATATGGGGAATTTATAACCCCATATACTTTGAAGTGTGAAATTAAATCTATGAAATACAATAGAGATCTAATAGACATTAACCTAACAAAGGCTCAATATATGATTTTAAAAAAGAACTATGTAGAAGAGTATATTCCATTAAAATGTGAAGATGATATAGAACATGAGGTAGAAAGGCTTAATTGTGAAGTGTTAAAATTTTTAAAGGAAGTTATATATTTTAAAGAATTTATATATAAAAAATTTATAGACTGCAAAATTTTCTTTAATATTTATCCTAGCTTATTACATCACGTAAAAATGGAGGCAGAATTCTATAGAAAATTAGTGTTAAATCTAGAACATAATAAACATTGTAAAGAAAGTATGTTGAAAAAAGAAAAATTACTTTTTTGGAACCATATAATGGAGGAACATGGAGGCTTTATTTCGGGATTATTAGATAGGAATGAGAGAAAATTAATAAATAAATCAGAAGAATTTGCTAAGAAGTATCATAGATTAGAATACAAAATGAAGCATGAAAAGAATTGTTTAGAAAAAAATATTAGGGACTCTTTAAAACTTACTAAAGATTTTAGGGGGTTCAAGCAGGAAGCAACAGAAGGAATTTTGTGCTGCAAAATCAGGGGTATAATAGATCCGCTTCTTTCTGATCACGTACTAAGAGAAGCAAATCATTTTATTAGAATTTTAGAAGAAATAAAATAG
- the rpoZ gene encoding DNA-directed RNA polymerase subunit omega, translating into MNKSDSMINPAIVNLLKNVDNRYSLIISTSKRARQIIDGNERLVEISSNKPLTIAINEINEGAITVERVKEGIK; encoded by the coding sequence ATGAATAAATCTGACTCAATGATAAATCCAGCTATAGTAAATTTATTAAAAAATGTAGACAATAGATATTCTCTAATAATATCCACTTCAAAAAGAGCAAGACAAATTATTGATGGTAATGAAAGGCTAGTTGAGATATCTTCAAATAAACCATTGACAATTGCCATAAATGAGATTAATGAAGGAGCAATAACAGTTGAGAGAGTAAAAGAGGGTATAAAGTAA
- the remA gene encoding extracellular matrix/biofilm regulator RemA — MNIKLINIGFGNIVSANRLVAIVSPESAPIKRIIQEARDRGMLIDATYGRRTRAVIITDSDHIILSAVQPETVAHRLSVKGEEAMDEVEE; from the coding sequence ATGAATATTAAATTAATCAACATTGGATTCGGAAATATAGTATCAGCTAATAGATTAGTTGCTATAGTAAGTCCAGAGTCTGCACCAATAAAAAGAATAATTCAAGAAGCTAGGGATAGAGGAATGTTAATTGATGCTACCTATGGTAGAAGAACAAGAGCAGTTATTATAACAGATAGTGATCATATTATATTATCAGCTGTTCAACCAGAAACTGTAGCTCATAGATTATCAGTAAAAGGTGAAGAGGCTATGGATGAGGTGGAAGAATAA
- a CDS encoding YicC/YloC family endoribonuclease: MVKSMTGFGRGSVTEGSKTFIIEMKSVNHRFQETSVKLPRTFLSLEDKIRRLIADNIKRGKVDIYITQKDYEKQSTNVALNLELAKSYLESLRIINQELGLRDDITVGSLSRFPEVITLDQKEEDLDKIWSMMEVALKEACDKLLIMRNKEGEKLKEDILIKLCNLKELLMRIEERSPKVVEEYKNKLSGRLKDLLDDKQNYDEGRVAMEIAIFADKASIDEELTRLNSHIEQMRSAFELDESIGRKLDFIVQEMNREANTIASKANDLEILKHTLGLKTVIEKVREQVQNIE; encoded by the coding sequence ATGGTAAAGAGTATGACGGGTTTTGGTAGAGGAAGTGTTACGGAAGGAAGTAAGACTTTTATAATAGAAATGAAGAGTGTTAATCATAGATTTCAAGAAACTTCAGTAAAACTTCCTAGGACTTTTCTTTCACTAGAAGATAAAATAAGAAGGCTTATAGCTGATAATATTAAAAGGGGCAAAGTAGATATTTACATAACCCAAAAAGATTATGAGAAACAGTCTACAAACGTAGCTTTAAACTTAGAACTTGCAAAAAGTTATTTGGAGTCCTTAAGAATTATTAATCAAGAATTAGGATTACGTGATGATATAACCGTAGGATCATTATCAAGGTTTCCAGAAGTGATAACATTGGATCAAAAAGAAGAGGATTTAGATAAAATTTGGAGTATGATGGAAGTTGCTTTGAAAGAAGCTTGTGATAAACTTTTAATTATGCGTAACAAAGAAGGGGAAAAATTAAAAGAAGATATTCTAATAAAATTATGTAATTTAAAAGAATTATTAATGAGAATAGAAGAAAGATCACCTAAAGTAGTAGAGGAGTACAAAAACAAGCTTTCAGGACGTTTAAAGGATTTATTAGATGATAAACAAAATTATGATGAAGGAAGAGTTGCAATGGAGATTGCAATTTTTGCTGATAAAGCTAGTATTGATGAAGAGTTAACAAGATTGAATAGTCATATAGAACAAATGAGGTCAGCTTTTGAATTAGATGAGTCTATCGGTAGGAAACTCGATTTTATAGTTCAGGAGATGAATAGAGAAGCAAATACTATAGCTTCAAAGGCAAATGATTTAGAAATATTAAAGCACACTTTAGGTCTTAAAACAGTAATTGAGAAGGTAAGAGAACAAGTTCAAAATATCGAGTAA
- the gmk gene encoding guanylate kinase produces the protein MFQKGLLIVISGPSGAGKGTVCKKLLQNKNYWLSVSATTRIPRAGEIEGKSYFFLEKKKFEEKLSKGDFLEYAEVYGNYYGTPKDKIEEKLNEGTDVILEIDIQGALKVKEICPEGVFIFIMPPSMEELKSRIIGRGSETEESLNLRFKSAFKELNYVSKYNYVVINDIIDHAVENIESIIKGEKCRVDRQKDLCDKITGGVKYE, from the coding sequence ATGTTTCAAAAGGGGTTATTAATAGTAATATCAGGACCTTCAGGTGCAGGTAAGGGTACTGTATGTAAAAAACTTTTGCAAAATAAAAACTATTGGTTATCAGTATCAGCAACAACTCGCATCCCAAGAGCAGGAGAAATTGAAGGGAAAAGCTACTTTTTCTTAGAAAAGAAAAAATTCGAGGAAAAATTAAGTAAAGGCGATTTTTTAGAATATGCTGAAGTATATGGTAATTATTATGGAACTCCAAAAGATAAAATAGAGGAAAAATTAAATGAAGGTACTGATGTGATTTTAGAAATAGATATACAAGGTGCACTTAAAGTTAAAGAAATATGTCCAGAGGGAGTATTTATTTTTATAATGCCACCATCTATGGAAGAATTAAAAAGTAGGATCATTGGAAGAGGTAGTGAAACAGAGGAAAGTCTAAATCTAAGATTTAAATCTGCATTTAAAGAACTGAACTATGTATCTAAATATAATTATGTGGTTATAAATGATATTATAGACCATGCAGTAGAAAATATAGAATCAATTATTAAGGGTGAAAAATGTCGCGTAGATAGACAAAAGGACTTATGCGATAAAATAACAGGAGGAGTAAAATATGAATAA
- a CDS encoding NCS2 family permease translates to MEKIFKLKENNTDVKREIIGGITTFLTMAYIIAVNPDILSVTGMDKAALVTVTCITAAFATILMGLYANLPFALASGMGLNAYFAFTVCNPKGMNIPWQMALTAVFIEGVIFILLSLTNVREAVASSIPKNLKLAVTAGIGLFIAFIGFVNSGVVVANEATKVAKGNLTSPTVIIALIGILTIVICEVKKIRGGILLGILTSTLISWMYAFISPEAAATYGIVLPKGVFEFASIRPIAFKLDFTYIVDPSKIGNFIMVVFSFLFVDFFDTVGTLVGVASKVDMIDEEGRVKNAGKALLVDAIGTTVGGVLGTSTVTTVVESSAGVAEGARTGFASIITGILFLIAMFFSPLFISIPSCATAPALIIVGFFMIQNVAKIEFNDFTEGVPAFLTIALMPLTYSIGDGLIIGILSYGLINGLYNIIQRINGKERKKVPVVLYILTVIFIIKFIKL, encoded by the coding sequence ATGGAAAAAATTTTTAAGCTCAAAGAAAATAATACAGATGTAAAAAGGGAAATCATTGGGGGAATTACAACCTTTTTAACTATGGCGTACATAATAGCTGTTAACCCCGATATTTTAAGTGTAACAGGGATGGACAAAGCAGCTTTAGTTACTGTAACTTGTATTACAGCTGCTTTTGCTACTATACTTATGGGTTTATATGCTAACTTACCTTTTGCCCTAGCTTCTGGCATGGGATTAAATGCATATTTTGCATTTACTGTGTGTAATCCAAAAGGTATGAATATACCTTGGCAAATGGCTTTAACAGCTGTATTTATAGAAGGAGTAATTTTTATATTACTTTCCTTAACTAACGTAAGAGAAGCAGTTGCTAGTTCGATTCCTAAAAATCTTAAATTAGCTGTAACAGCTGGTATAGGTTTATTTATTGCTTTTATAGGTTTCGTTAATTCAGGGGTTGTTGTAGCTAATGAAGCTACTAAAGTGGCTAAAGGGAATTTAACTTCTCCTACGGTGATTATAGCACTAATAGGTATTTTGACTATTGTAATTTGTGAAGTGAAAAAAATAAGAGGAGGAATTTTGCTAGGAATTCTTACGAGTACATTAATATCATGGATGTACGCTTTTATTTCACCAGAAGCTGCAGCTACATATGGAATAGTATTACCTAAAGGGGTATTTGAGTTTGCTAGTATTAGGCCTATTGCTTTTAAATTAGATTTTACCTACATAGTGGATCCAAGTAAAATAGGAAACTTTATTATGGTAGTGTTTTCTTTCCTATTTGTAGATTTTTTCGATACAGTTGGAACCCTAGTTGGGGTTGCTTCTAAGGTTGATATGATAGATGAAGAAGGTAGAGTTAAGAATGCAGGTAAAGCCCTCTTAGTTGATGCTATTGGAACTACTGTTGGAGGTGTCTTGGGAACTTCTACAGTAACTACAGTTGTAGAAAGTTCTGCAGGAGTTGCAGAGGGAGCAAGAACGGGTTTTGCATCTATTATAACAGGAATACTGTTTTTAATTGCAATGTTCTTTTCACCACTATTTATAAGTATTCCTTCATGTGCTACAGCACCTGCACTTATAATAGTAGGTTTCTTTATGATTCAGAATGTAGCTAAGATAGAATTTAATGATTTTACAGAAGGAGTTCCAGCTTTCTTGACAATAGCTTTAATGCCTTTAACTTATAGCATAGGTGATGGGTTAATTATTGGAATTCTATCTTATGGATTAATAAATGGCTTATACAATATAATACAAAGGATAAACGGAAAAGAAAGAAAAAAGGTTCCTGTTGTATTATATATACTTACTGTAATATTTATAATTAAATTTATAAAATTATAG
- the priA gene encoding primosomal protein N', with translation MNKLANVVINSLSSAIDRLFTYRIPKDLEEHIRIGHRVRVPFGKGNKSSEAFVMEIYEEDKSSNEGINIKYINKICEKYPLITYLDIQLINIMRRKYLCTYMECIKVFLPTGISKGVTFKKKEVLYKIRELEGNYIKEPYTTIINLIDKEKLIKSDIKNKYNISISSVNTLIKHGFISTKEEIVNRFPVKFYTHYEKKELNSMQKNALNTIIHSHKKKFLIHGVTGSGKTEIYLNLVEHMLLNKKQSIVLVPEISLTPQMIERFKGRFGEDVAVFHSRLSDGERFEQWMRVKTGEVNVAVGARSALFLPFKDLGIIIIDEEHEGSYKSETDPKYNAKDISFLISDLKGCKVVLGSATPSLESYYEGINDEISIIKLLNRVSNKLLPRSTIVDMREELEQNNRSIFSRKLFDSIKGCLERNEQVILFLNRRGFSPFVSCRKCGYVFKCKNCDISLTYHANGNLVCHYCGYKENSVNICPKCKSKYVKHFGVGTERVEKEVKKYFPHSKVIRMDFDTTRRKDSYEKLYNVFKNKEADILVGTQMIAKGLDFENVTLVGVLAADISLNYPEFRAAEKTFQLITQVSGRAGRGDKEGEVIIQTYSPDNYSIVLSSENRYEDFFKEEIKIRKILDYPPFSEMLLINISAQEKEEGEEYIKVLKKEIENILDKYDKIKMLGPCPCSVFKLKKEFRWQVIFKGNFSNEFALCIKEIVYKVLGEKRFKNIKIGLDTNPRNLV, from the coding sequence GTGAATAAATTAGCTAATGTGGTTATTAATTCTTTAAGTTCAGCAATTGATCGTTTATTTACTTATAGAATACCTAAAGATTTAGAAGAGCATATAAGAATAGGCCATAGAGTTAGAGTGCCTTTTGGAAAGGGAAATAAATCTTCAGAGGCCTTTGTTATGGAAATTTATGAAGAAGATAAAAGTAGTAATGAAGGAATTAATATAAAATATATAAATAAAATATGTGAAAAATATCCATTAATTACTTATTTAGATATCCAGCTTATAAATATTATGAGGCGTAAGTATCTATGTACTTATATGGAATGTATTAAGGTTTTCTTACCTACTGGTATCAGTAAAGGAGTCACTTTTAAGAAAAAGGAAGTCTTATATAAAATAAGAGAATTAGAGGGGAATTATATAAAAGAACCTTATACTACGATTATAAATTTAATAGATAAAGAAAAATTAATAAAAAGTGATATAAAAAATAAATATAATATTTCTATATCCTCTGTAAATACTTTAATAAAACATGGATTTATAAGTACTAAAGAAGAAATAGTAAATAGGTTTCCAGTGAAATTTTATACTCATTATGAAAAAAAAGAATTAAATTCAATGCAGAAGAATGCTTTGAATACTATTATTCATTCTCACAAAAAGAAATTTTTAATTCATGGTGTTACTGGAAGTGGAAAAACAGAAATTTATTTAAATTTAGTAGAACATATGCTTCTAAATAAAAAACAGTCTATAGTTTTGGTGCCAGAGATTTCTTTAACACCTCAAATGATTGAAAGATTTAAAGGTAGATTTGGAGAAGATGTAGCTGTATTTCATAGTAGGCTCTCAGATGGAGAAAGATTTGAGCAATGGATGAGAGTTAAGACTGGAGAGGTTAATGTAGCAGTAGGTGCAAGATCAGCACTATTTCTACCATTTAAAGATTTAGGTATAATTATAATTGATGAAGAACATGAAGGAAGCTATAAGTCAGAAACAGATCCTAAATATAATGCTAAAGATATATCTTTTTTAATAAGTGACTTAAAAGGATGTAAGGTAGTTTTAGGATCTGCAACACCTAGTTTAGAAAGCTACTATGAAGGAATAAATGATGAAATTTCCATAATCAAGCTTCTAAATAGGGTTTCAAATAAACTATTACCTAGATCTACAATAGTTGATATGAGGGAAGAATTAGAGCAAAATAATAGATCTATATTTAGTAGAAAACTATTTGATTCAATAAAAGGTTGCTTAGAAAGAAATGAGCAAGTAATATTATTCTTAAATAGAAGAGGATTCTCTCCTTTTGTATCCTGTAGAAAATGTGGTTATGTATTTAAATGTAAAAACTGTGATATAAGTTTAACATATCATGCTAATGGGAATTTAGTATGTCATTACTGCGGGTATAAGGAAAACTCAGTGAACATATGTCCTAAGTGCAAAAGTAAGTATGTAAAACATTTTGGTGTAGGTACAGAAAGAGTTGAAAAGGAAGTGAAAAAATATTTTCCGCATAGCAAAGTTATTAGGATGGACTTTGATACTACTAGAAGAAAAGATTCTTATGAGAAACTATACAATGTATTTAAGAATAAAGAAGCAGATATTTTAGTAGGAACTCAAATGATAGCCAAAGGTCTAGACTTTGAAAATGTAACTTTAGTAGGTGTTTTAGCAGCAGATATTTCTTTAAACTATCCAGAATTCAGGGCAGCAGAGAAAACTTTTCAACTTATAACCCAGGTTTCAGGGAGAGCTGGTAGAGGTGATAAAGAAGGGGAAGTTATAATTCAAACTTATTCACCAGACAATTATAGTATAGTCTTATCTTCAGAAAATAGGTATGAAGACTTTTTCAAAGAAGAAATTAAAATTAGAAAAATTTTAGATTATCCACCTTTTTCAGAAATGCTTTTAATTAATATAAGTGCACAGGAAAAAGAAGAGGGTGAAGAGTATATAAAAGTTTTAAAAAAAGAAATAGAAAACATTCTTGACAAATATGATAAAATTAAAATGCTAGGGCCATGTCCGTGTTCAGTTTTTAAATTGAAAAAAGAATTTAGATGGCAAGTTATATTTAAAGGAAACTTTTCTAATGAATTTGCCTTATGTATAAAAGAAATAGTATATAAGGTCTTGGGAGAAAAAAGATTTAAAAATATAAAGATAGGTTTGGATACTAATCCAAGGAATTTAGTATAA
- the spoIVA gene encoding stage IV sporulation protein A, which yields MEKFDIYKDIAERTQGDIYVGVVGPVRTGKSTFIKRFMDLMVIPNIDNPHKKERAKDELPQSASGKSIHTTEPKFVPNEAVEIGFDENTKFKIRMVDCVGYIVKGALGHKEEGNSKMVTTPWYDYEIPFEEAAEIGTKKVINEHSTIGVVVSTDGSVTGINRNDYIEAEERVINELKVINKPFIVVLNTKHPEAEETLEIKKSMEEKYDVPVQIIDALNMTEEHIKTIFEKILKEFPVKEIKINMPEWIENLNPQHWLKVDFLNVVKDLCKNIFKLRDVKQSFRLVEEFDFLKGSRLNEINMGDGTASIDLNPKGDLFYRVLSEVSECEIKGESELLGIMSDFYEAKKEYDKIKSALRDVTETGYGLVAPQLSEMRLEEPEIVKQGTRYGVKLKASAPSLHLIKADIQTEVSPIMGTEKQSEELVKSILEQFENDPSEIWQSNMFGKSLEVLVKEGLQKKLYKMPEDVQIKIQKTLEKIINEGNGGLICIIL from the coding sequence TTGGAAAAATTTGATATATATAAAGATATCGCGGAAAGAACTCAAGGTGATATTTATGTCGGGGTAGTGGGTCCTGTGAGAACTGGAAAGTCTACTTTTATAAAGAGGTTTATGGACCTTATGGTAATACCTAACATAGATAATCCACATAAAAAAGAAAGGGCTAAGGATGAATTGCCTCAAAGTGCATCCGGGAAAAGCATTCATACTACAGAGCCAAAGTTTGTACCTAACGAAGCGGTAGAAATTGGGTTTGATGAAAATACTAAATTTAAAATTAGAATGGTAGATTGCGTAGGGTATATAGTAAAGGGAGCTTTAGGGCACAAAGAAGAAGGTAATTCTAAAATGGTCACTACTCCATGGTATGATTATGAAATACCTTTTGAAGAAGCTGCTGAAATAGGCACTAAAAAGGTTATTAATGAGCATTCTACTATAGGGGTAGTAGTTTCTACAGATGGTAGCGTAACTGGAATAAACCGTAATGATTATATTGAGGCAGAAGAAAGGGTTATAAATGAGTTAAAAGTTATAAATAAGCCTTTTATAGTAGTCTTAAATACAAAACATCCTGAAGCAGAAGAAACCTTAGAGATAAAAAAATCTATGGAAGAAAAATATGATGTACCGGTGCAAATAATAGATGCTCTAAACATGACAGAAGAACATATTAAAACTATATTTGAAAAGATTTTAAAAGAATTTCCTGTAAAAGAAATTAAAATTAACATGCCAGAATGGATAGAAAATCTTAATCCTCAACATTGGCTTAAAGTTGATTTCTTAAATGTTGTAAAAGACCTATGTAAGAATATTTTTAAACTTAGGGATGTTAAACAATCATTTAGATTGGTAGAGGAGTTTGATTTTCTAAAAGGATCTAGGCTAAATGAGATAAATATGGGTGATGGTACTGCGAGTATTGACCTCAATCCTAAAGGAGATTTATTTTATAGAGTATTAAGCGAAGTTAGTGAATGTGAAATTAAAGGTGAGAGTGAACTTTTAGGTATTATGAGTGATTTTTATGAGGCTAAGAAAGAATATGATAAAATAAAGAGTGCTTTAAGAGATGTAACAGAAACGGGATATGGCCTTGTAGCTCCTCAATTATCTGAAATGAGACTAGAAGAACCTGAAATTGTAAAACAGGGAACTAGGTACGGGGTGAAATTAAAAGCTAGTGCACCATCACTACACTTAATAAAAGCAGATATTCAAACAGAAGTATCTCCTATTATGGGTACAGAGAAACAAAGCGAAGAACTAGTTAAGTCTATTTTAGAGCAATTTGAAAATGATCCATCTGAAATTTGGCAAAGTAATATGTTTGGTAAGTCTCTTGAAGTATTAGTTAAAGAAGGTCTTCAGAAAAAATTATATAAAATGCCTGAGGATGTTCAAATTAAAATACAAAAAACCCTTGAAAAGATAATTAATGAGGGTAATGGAGGACTTATCTGTATAATATTATAA
- the coaBC gene encoding bifunctional phosphopantothenoylcysteine decarboxylase/phosphopantothenate--cysteine ligase CoaBC: MSQNKCLVIGVCGGIAAYKSLDVISKLRKKDIDIHVIMTKSAKEFITPLSFQSISQNMVIHDMFEEPKAWEIQHISLAKKADLVAIIPATANIIGKVASGIADDMLSTTIMATKSPVIFAPAMNTNMYINPIVQNNIHKLKEFGYKFIEPQKGRLACGDHGIGKLADTEEIVEYIYSEMYPVKDLVGKKVLVTAGPTIGRIDPVRIFTNRSSGKMGYAIAKEARNRGAEVILVSGPTNIKPPLGVKVISVDTNEEMYNAIMEKYNDMDIVIKSAAVADYIPKNYSEEKIKKGTGSLNIELVRDKDILYDLGQKKQSQILVGFAAESKDLVENAEKKLQKKNLDFIVANNIKSSDTGFSSDYNSATVLSKYGDTFYINKMSKDEFAKNLFNLITEKR; this comes from the coding sequence ATGTCTCAAAATAAATGTCTAGTTATTGGTGTTTGTGGAGGTATTGCTGCTTATAAATCTTTAGATGTAATAAGCAAATTGAGAAAAAAGGATATTGATATCCATGTAATAATGACTAAGTCTGCAAAGGAGTTTATAACTCCTTTGAGTTTCCAAAGTATAAGTCAAAATATGGTTATTCATGATATGTTTGAAGAACCAAAAGCATGGGAGATTCAACATATATCATTAGCTAAAAAAGCTGATTTAGTAGCAATTATTCCGGCTACAGCAAATATAATCGGCAAGGTTGCCAGCGGAATTGCAGATGATATGTTATCAACTACTATAATGGCAACGAAATCTCCAGTTATTTTTGCACCAGCTATGAATACTAACATGTATATAAATCCTATAGTCCAAAATAATATACATAAACTAAAAGAGTTTGGATATAAATTTATAGAACCACAAAAAGGGAGACTTGCATGTGGAGATCATGGCATTGGTAAACTTGCAGATACTGAGGAAATAGTAGAATATATTTATAGTGAGATGTATCCAGTAAAGGATTTGGTTGGAAAGAAGGTTTTAGTTACTGCAGGTCCAACTATAGGAAGAATTGATCCAGTAAGAATATTTACTAATCGTTCCTCTGGCAAAATGGGATATGCAATTGCAAAGGAAGCTAGAAATAGAGGTGCTGAAGTCATATTAGTTTCTGGACCCACTAATATAAAGCCTCCTTTAGGTGTCAAAGTCATAAGTGTAGACACTAACGAAGAAATGTATAATGCTATTATGGAGAAATATAATGATATGGATATTGTAATTAAGTCAGCAGCTGTTGCAGACTATATACCTAAGAATTATAGTGAAGAAAAGATTAAAAAAGGTACGGGTAGTTTAAATATAGAACTTGTTAGGGATAAGGATATACTATATGACTTAGGACAGAAAAAACAATCTCAAATACTAGTAGGATTTGCTGCTGAAAGCAAGGATTTAGTTGAGAATGCAGAAAAGAAACTACAAAAAAAGAATTTGGATTTTATAGTAGCTAATAATATAAAGAGTTCTGATACTGGTTTTTCTTCAGATTACAATAGTGCAACTGTTTTGTCTAAGTATGGGGACACGTTTTATATAAATAAAATGAGTAAAGATGAATTTGCTAAAAATTTATTTAATTTAATAACAGAAAAGCGCTAA
- the tnpA gene encoding IS200/IS605 family transposase, with product MDNSSLAHSKWNCKYHIVFAPKYRRQVIYGKIKADIGQILRKLCEHKGVEIIEANACKDHIHMLVSIPPKLSVSQFMGYLKGKSSLMIFDRHANLKYKYGNRQFWCKGYYVDTVGRNKKVIEEYIKNQIQEDIAYEQMSLKEYIDPFTGKPVKQGKK from the coding sequence ATGGATAATAGTAGTTTAGCACATAGCAAGTGGAATTGTAAATATCATATAGTTTTCGCACCTAAGTATAGGAGACAAGTAATATATGGGAAGATAAAAGCAGATATAGGACAAATATTAAGAAAGCTATGTGAACATAAAGGAGTAGAAATAATTGAAGCAAATGCGTGCAAAGATCACATACATATGCTTGTAAGTATACCACCAAAACTAAGTGTATCTCAATTTATGGGATATCTAAAAGGAAAAAGTTCGTTGATGATATTTGATAGACATGCAAATTTAAAATATAAATATGGAAATAGACAATTTTGGTGTAAGGGTTATTATGTTGATACAGTTGGTAGAAATAAAAAAGTTATAGAGGAATATATAAAGAATCAGATACAAGAAGATATAGCATATGAACAGATGAGTTTAAAAGAATATATAGACCCGTTTACGGGTAAGCCAGTAAAACAAGGCAAAAAATAA
- a CDS encoding asparaginase produces the protein MKKVAIVFNGGTISMKVDPKLKAAIPTLSGEEIMSMVTGIENYAEIETYTFSSLPSPHVTPELMMDLSNYIKKLLNRDDIIGVVTTHGTDTLEETAYFLDLTLDSEKPVIVTGSMRNSSELGYDGPANLSASICTAISPKSKRRGVLVCLNDELNCASEVTKEHSMHLNTFRSPEFGPVGIVDNNEAIFYRDNLNKQKIITDSLETRVDLIKTAAGMDGKLIDFCVMEGAKGIVIEAMGRGNIPPKMAEAVERAIKRGVVIVLVSRCFKGRVLDTYGYPGGGKGLRESGVIFGDRLPGQKARIKLMLALGYTKNIDEIREIFEQDLYR, from the coding sequence ATGAAAAAAGTAGCTATTGTATTTAATGGGGGAACAATTTCGATGAAGGTGGATCCAAAGCTTAAAGCTGCTATTCCGACTTTAAGTGGGGAAGAAATCATGTCTATGGTAACTGGAATTGAAAACTATGCAGAAATAGAAACTTATACCTTTTCGAGCTTGCCAAGTCCTCATGTAACACCAGAACTTATGATGGATTTATCAAATTATATAAAAAAACTTTTAAATAGAGATGATATAATAGGTGTTGTAACTACTCATGGAACAGATACACTAGAAGAAACAGCATATTTCTTAGATTTAACTCTAGATTCTGAAAAACCTGTTATAGTTACGGGATCCATGAGAAACAGTTCTGAACTTGGGTATGACGGACCAGCTAATTTATCAGCATCAATTTGTACTGCTATATCTCCTAAGTCAAAAAGAAGAGGCGTTTTAGTATGTTTAAATGATGAATTAAATTGTGCTAGTGAGGTTACAAAAGAGCACTCAATGCATTTAAATACGTTTAGAAGTCCTGAATTTGGTCCAGTAGGTATAGTAGATAATAATGAGGCTATTTTTTATAGAGATAATTTAAATAAGCAAAAAATTATAACTGATAGTCTAGAAACTAGGGTAGACCTTATAAAGACAGCAGCGGGTATGGATGGAAAATTAATTGATTTTTGTGTAATGGAAGGTGCTAAAGGAATTGTAATTGAGGCCATGGGAAGAGGTAATATACCACCTAAAATGGCGGAAGCTGTTGAAAGAGCTATAAAAAGAGGTGTAGTAATAGTATTAGTTTCTAGATGTTTTAAAGGTAGAGTTTTAGATACCTATGGTTATCCAGGTGGAGGAAAGGGCCTTAGAGAATCAGGAGTGATTTTTGGTGATAGGCTTCCTGGACAAAAGGCTAGAATAAAATTAATGCTGGCTCTAGGATATACTAAAAACATAGATGAAATCAGGGAAATATTTGAGCAAGATTTATATAGATAA